One window of Bacillus alkalicellulosilyticus genomic DNA carries:
- a CDS encoding low molecular weight protein arginine phosphatase: MKNVLFVCTGNTCRSPIAEMMLRQKQDPTIDVKSAGVFASVGSDASDGTKQVLTEKGLECDHSSQQLTEELINWATVILTMTEGHKYAILQRFPDALPKLYTLKEFVEGAEVDKDIQDPFGGPVETYRTTAAEIERLVNKLPEALEQ, from the coding sequence ATGAAAAATGTTTTGTTCGTTTGCACAGGAAATACGTGTCGTAGTCCAATAGCTGAAATGATGCTTCGCCAAAAGCAAGACCCAACCATTGATGTAAAATCAGCAGGGGTGTTCGCATCCGTAGGAAGTGATGCTTCAGACGGGACAAAACAAGTTCTCACCGAAAAAGGTTTGGAATGCGATCATTCGTCACAACAGCTTACCGAAGAACTTATCAATTGGGCCACGGTAATCCTAACGATGACAGAAGGACACAAATATGCCATTTTGCAAAGATTTCCGGATGCTCTCCCTAAACTATATACACTTAAGGAGTTTGTTGAAGGGGCTGAAGTCGATAAGGATATTCAAGACCCATTCGGCGGACCGGTTGAAACATACCGAACAACAGCTGCGGAAATAGAAAGATTAGTGAACAAGCTACCAGAAGCATTAGAACAGTAA